A region from the Triticum aestivum cultivar Chinese Spring chromosome 3D, IWGSC CS RefSeq v2.1, whole genome shotgun sequence genome encodes:
- the LOC123073707 gene encoding uncharacterized protein, with protein MPDSSGATVLNDLPVCLVADEILVRLSPKHVLRCRAVQKSWRAATSTDKFILDNHRRQPSLPIIQRHKAGLSRFAAAGDHKIWPVIRYTCHTVSDISVIHHAACDGLLILSRESSFYICNPATRKCASLSHPPLRQGFSAATVVAFYRHQLSGEHRVLWAIYSAPMARGATVKPPAYFVLPVGSDQPRCVQWPTDLRNFPATRSSDCPPVHHRGGLHWALGLSITVFDTVTETFRQMSHPAQLPGDMVLLFDLGGDLALRRTSGDCVTLDLWVLQDYDAETWAFRYRIDLRVMEASPPLNLSVEHVPMMAVINGRELLIQHGPYRLLHCGIDGVFLGNVESKDHENILSQFAKPLKLTRHRLQESMISLPLFEKRQDDVNEEPPFTILL; from the coding sequence ATGCCGGACAGCAGCGGCGCCACCGTGCTGAACGATCTCCCCGTGTGTCTCGTCGCCGACGAGATCCTGGTCCGGCTGTCGCCCAAGCACGTGCTCCGCTGCCGCGCCGTCCAAAAGTCGTGGCGCGCCGCCACTTCCACCGACAAGTTCATCCTGGACAACCACCGTCGCCAGCCGTCGCTCCCCATCATCCAGCGACACAAAGCGGGACTCTCCCGTTTCGCCGCCGCCGGGGATCACAAGATCTGGCCCGTCATCCGGTACACCTGCCATACAGTTTCCGATATCTCCGTCATACACCACGCCGCCTGCGATGGCCTCCTCATCCTGTCGCGGGAGTCCAGCTTCTACATCTGCAACCCGGCCACCCGCAAGTGCGCTTCCTTGTCACATCCTCCACTGCGGCAAGGATTCAGCGCCGCCACCGTCGTCGCCTTCTACCGGCACCAATTGTCCGGAGAGCACCGCGTGCTCTGGGCGATATACTCGGCACCCATGGCGAGGGGCGCCACGGTCAAGCCGCCTGCTTACTTCGTCCTCCCGGTGGGATCTGACCAGCCGAGATGTGTTCAATGGCCGACAGATCTAAGGAATTTTCCTGCTACCCGGTCCTCGGATTGCCCACCAGTACACCATCGTGGTGGCCTGCACTGGGCACTGGGCCTCAGCATAACGGTATTCGACACCGTGACCGAGACATTCCGGCAGATGAGCCACCCGGCACAGTTGCCGGGTGACATGGTGTTATTGTTCGATCTTGGTGGCGACCTTGCTTTGCGCCGCACGTCCGGCGACTGCGTCACTCTAGACCTTTGGGTGCTGCAGGACTATGATGCCGAGACGTGGGCATTTCGATACCGGATTGACTTGCGGGTGATGGAGGCATCACCGCCGCTTAATTTGAGTGTGGAGCATGTCCCTATGATGGCTGTGATCAATGGCCGTGAGCTGTTGATCCAACATGGTCCTTACCGTCTATTGCATTGTGGCATTGATGGTGTGTTTTTAGGAAATGTGGAAAGCAAAGACCATGAAAACATTTTGAGTCAGTTTGCAAAACCTTTGAAACTCACTAGGCATCGCctccaggagagcatgatttcacttccaTTGTTTGAGAAACGACAAGATGATGTGAACGAGGAGCCTCCGTTCACAATACTTCTATAA